TTGTGTTGAGCTGTTTTAATTAGAGTATGGCGTGATTGGTTAATCTATGGAACAACAAgggtttgtgtttttattaactGTCTTATCATAAAACATTGATCATGACTATaagtatcataatatttttttttacgttcatattctaataaaattattatataacggTTGCATATTAGAAGggttaataaaatatgagtgcattttatatatttataatatatttaaagttgtgagaattttaaaaacaagttaaacACCATTTTATGCTCTTCTTTATTTAATCTAGAGATTATTACAGAGATTCATAGTCTATCTAatctaatataaattatataaaacaataaaacttttaaacaaaaCGTTTAGGgatatgttaaaataatataaaaagttaaaatttataaaaccttATGAGTTGAATAGTTTTAGAggcaattattataatagttaccCTCGCGTTACCAGAtcgaaaattactttttattataatatataattatagtatttaaTTGAACTTACATTTGTTTGTTCACTTCATTTGTTTGTTCTAAGTCATAGTCATAGTTTTAtacataatgaaaataattaaaatatacaggCAGATGTACTCactatatttgtatgtatatatttagaatGATAAAGTTAACAAGGTGTCGTGTTTTGTGACATAAACTTGGACCGAATTATCGTAACATCAGGCTATCTTAAACTACAAAACCagtaaatggaaacacaaattTCTTGTAATTTTCATGTCTCATTCAAAGCATAAACTACAAAACATCCGCCATTGATACAGAATCCGAcgatttcatttttattcaaaaaatattttaaaaagttagtgaattaggctGCAATAGTATTTGCTTATGAAATTCTTTGTACAATTTCCAAATTCTAAAGTTATAACGTATTGGAAAATTGAAATCACAGAATACTGaaagtatttatttacgttttttcaTTGAGCCATACTCGGCCAGATAACTTTAGTTCCATACcaatattgtaaatgcgaaaCGTCTATGACCTTTTCACGCCTAGAATGCTTAACTGTAATAAGTTTTAGTATAAAGAGTTAAATCGGAACAGCAGAACatggactactttttatcccgaaaatatattttcgtgaaaaacagaattcatCACACATGAAGTTGCGAACgtctgtttataataattaggcgtagtcaaagtcaaattaaACGACGTTTAATTTAGTCGACAGTAGCTTGAAAGGCATACAACCTAAAACTAACCAACCAATacaacctaaataaaaaaaaagcttagagcctcaatagctcaaaaaTACAGAACGCatctaagtacctactcgtatgtgtaACTACCTACTGCGCCCTAAACACTACAAAGGAAACACAGACATAAAGGGTATTCCAGACACAAGGAACTGTGTATCTTCGCTACCACGTATATCAACGGCGGTCACATAAATCGAGTGGGTTAACTCGCAATGGTTGTTTCACCTCATTTGCATACCCACTGAGCTGCGCCGCTGACACGTGACGGACACCATCGATTCCTACCGCTACGATATCTCGCCATCGGATCAATTTGTTTACTTGATCGTAACGACTTTGTGTAAATTCCACGCTACACTTGATTGAATTTTTAGAGTTCTGtacgtaaaaacaaaaaacagaacCCTTCTATGATCTCTTTGTTGCCCGTCTAtctgtcaagaccctttattAAGGAAATTCGTGGAGGTAtcaagtcaaaaaaaaaatcagcaatAAACGCATATTCCGACACTCTCAAAGGAAATCGACAAACATAAACTATGAGGCAAATCAAATTTATAGAAACCTTAACTACAAAGAAAAAAtctcaaactatacatttgtaattaaatcttaaataaaaaatatcgggAAAAGCTCGGCAAAACTGCACAATTCGTTTcctgaaatatttataatggtCCCTACGTACGGAACTCTCGCTGGACGAGTCTGAATCGCACTTGttcagatttttattttatagccaCTTGGTTTAAGTAGATTTTAGTGGCCTATCGGTGCATACACCAAAACAAATTTCGTGGATCACGCTAAGAACACCTCCTGCAATGcgctttttatttatgaatgtaaCAATtgtttatgaaacacggctaaaactcacgtgatacaacgtcggagtatgcccaactagtttcgaacccgtaCGGGGCCCATAGTCATGTGCTGgtgttcttgcaacgcggcacgtaTTGCAATACAgtaacttaattataataaaattaaactatgaataattgaacaaaaaaaaaaagaacttactTAGTTCAGTTTCTATGGAGTAACATCGCAGCAAAACaactaaatagtaaataaaaacatcaaacCTCGTTACCTAAAAGCTCACATTCAAGGTAACTCAAATTGCGAATGTTACAGTGTTACATCAGTATCAAGGCCTTCGTAgcaaacagactgacagactaATCGCGCCTCCGACTGACAGACAGTTTACTCCGTTACATTACCGAGTAGGTATGCTGTTTGTGGATCAAAATAACAATTTCCCACACTTACTAAGGTGTTcattgtttataatattggtaacgattttttttttcgtgttgagtaagtgccgatggctccatgtgggaccactacggcgtcaccggggggtttggtcgagcgcagaagcattgcctgatgagacccgaaggctgaaataaagatagaggacagAAAGACTCTCTTAGGGTGTCTCCTATgtgactcggacctcggcttagaggcccgttcgggagggggtaaccgtgacctgagtgaatcagtccggacgcccccaagattgtgagttagaaaacccacgtccgggtgacatTAGAtttcggggacctcgtcttcgccggcgaagacgctgtgtagcttgtgattgtgttgctcgggaagcattgtcggttgtctGGATCGTAAAGAACGTTTTTGGAACGACTCTGCTTGAAGTTAGTGTTAAGTGTTTGGTAATGATGTAAAACACGCAAATCATAGCAtagtacaaattataaaatttacgtAAGCAAAATTGCGTACAAATCAcgttaaaagtaatttattttagaactattaatttattttagaatttagcGTTTAGTAGGACGAACTAAAGAAGTGGGGTCTGCAGCTGTGGAGCATCTAATCACCAAGGAGCGCCCTGATACATTTCTTCTGTACTAAAAAAGCTCTTCCACAATCAACCGAGTTTTCCCATAAGAATGGAATACACATACACAAcaattcattatattataagtacattGAAATATCactaactaactgacgccgcgcagtttcacccaggtagtacccgttcccgtagaaatacagggataaaatattgcttaaagccgtcctcgataaatgggctatctaacattgaaagaatttttaaaatcgaaccagtagttcctgagattagcgcgttcaatcaaacaaacaaacaaactcttcatctttataatgttagtatagataaccaATATGcgttcggctcactattgagcagttTCATAAAGAAAGGTTATGCTaattagtccactacgctggcctaatgcggaatagcagactttacactcgcagagaattaataaaattcactggtatgcaggtttcctcgcgatgtttttctttgagatatttaatttcttaaatcaaacatttatatatgactagcggacgcccgcgacttagtccgcgtgaaactcgatgtaaactttcaactacccctatcctatccctacccctactcctaccctacccataccatacaatatttttaaagtaaagaatggttgttgtgcctcactcgacatagataggtatagtgtgtcccggacttttttgtagatatttataaaatctacaattaattagaacatttttacaacattaggacaaacaaacaaacaaacaaagttttcctctttataatattagtatagattccacTTATCACCACTCGTccataacaaaaacaaaagcaCGGCTCAATTTCATAATTCAATACAATTATCGCGCTCAGATAGACATCTAGGCAGTCAGCTCAATCGTGCAGCACTGTTTTAGGCGCGACACCAGTAACGAGACGTGACAGCGATCCATTATTCATATTTCGTGAATAATATCAAAACCGATACAGTTTACTGTATAAGTTGATCTCGATACTCGTTATATTTACtgttattacaatttaaaatgggCGGACgatcgcgtgaaattcagtttcttacaaatcccgcaggaactatGATTTTGTAGATAAAACGTAGTAGGTACATGTGTTGTTTAGTTCTAACAGCTTGATTTTGATTAAGTACGTTATAGTTTTTGTGTGAACACGAAATTTGATTTACCCTGTAGTACCTATAATAGACGcaataaaattgatgaaaatgttTTGTAGCATGTTAGAAAATCTTAAAAGACGATGCACATTGCACacttataattttcataaaaaggaaaaataaaactcGTCGAGCTAGTTTCCTTACTTTACCTGTAACCTGGACAACTTATGGTAAAAAGACCTTTTCCAATTTAAAACGCAAACTCACTCAGTACTATCAAAACTGAAGTAGCATAGtagaatacatattatatataatatcataTGTAATTATGATTGAACTAATGCACTGCGtaagtaataacaaaaatatgatggcgaagtaataatataagttaatttaaactaaaagaTAATGTTCTCATGATAGCGATTAAGTAatttatgagaataaatatttttaaacctaatcatattatgttttctgtgtttaCACCTAGAtcggaaaaataaaatgtctgcttaataataacttaatatagCTAGTAagagattttaaaaaatgttacaaattataaagtaaAGCCATCCGTTACATAGATTtgttggaataaaaaaaataattcactaAAGCCGCCTTATTAGATACTaatcttctaaaaaaaaataatctgtaCCTACAATTTTAAGGCCACTCGCACAATTATCGCAATAGTCTTAGAGACtactacaaaatattgaaacgtATTGAATCTTTTGCTTTTTGAAGTAATTAAAACTGTAAGCGAAAGCAAAACGGAATCAAAGTAACATACGAGTAGCATTTTGTCGTGGTACTTTGCGATAAGtatgtaacatttattttattttatattgcttAAATGAACAATTCTACCAAGTGACAGATATAAACGATATTACTACAGATTTTGATACACGACGTAATTGAATAACCGCTGCGTCTCGTAAGTCATTGAAGTGCAATGAAACCAgttgtaataattttgttttcaaaaattaaaaaaaaagtaaaacaaaattaaaggcAAGGCTGGTCATGGATGTCGGACTGCCGATGGTCGTTTGATTCGAAAGGTTCTTGAATAAGTACGCCGCGGCGGCTGGCGTCGATGATAAAAGGCAATAGGCGGGCATTTGTTTCAaacaggcttagtttacaatctctttcgaaatgtcaggtaataatatgaaacttatgataatggtgataataataatttgaaaacttaaaattaaagttacgagggtaccAGACGccccttggtccgagaagagcccacaacaaactcagccaggtttatccttttttagtttatcaccatttaacaataggtatataagtagcctgtaatgtaatacatttcatttccaagcaattttgtcgtttacgtaatcattaacactataatacaaCTTTTCTATaggcttacgtttaataaaaactttgaacttattgagagataTGCCAGTGGTTAAAAGGGGCATATGTACAGCAGTGAATGCATAATGactgatgctgatgatgatgatgatgataacagaGTTGTGCGGTGGTCTCTCGGACTACACACATTCCCGTAACAGAAGTGAATCAAGTCACGTAAAACGGTGCTCAATTAGAGGCCCGTCGCCGTATCTGTAACGCGCGATCCGCGCCCGTAACGAACGACTGCTTATCTCAAATTTCTAATCTAATGACTCATATTATTACTACATGAGTTTTGCAAAGTACTGGACATTTTCCATAAGCCTATTTTTATTGCCTACTAGCGAAACCTCACGGTTTTACTCACGTAGTTCACATTCCCGTTTGAATACCAATTAAATTAAACCTATGTTACTTccagataatgtagctttctttaagtgagtttttgagtttattgatAAGATACAAAACTACAAATTTTTCTCTTTGTTTATAATACTAGCCGAAGCCCGACCCACGTAGTTTCTGTTTATGTGAATAAGggtatataatatagcctatgtcacttacaaataacgtgtcttAGGGCAAACCAATTCGGTTGGGAgcatattataaactaaatcatcatcatcatcatcatttcagccgatggacgtccactgcaggacaaaggccttttgtagggacttccaagcatCACGATACGAAGCCGCTAGGATACACTAGGATATCATCTAGGAATAATGGcataaattttttatcaatatgataaatacaaacaatactTTTTCCGTTTTCGTAGATTTAATTCCAGTtctttctatctatctattcttTCTAATGTTATCTGATTGCACGTCTTCCTTAAATGCAGATTGTAGGCGTTATTGCCACTGTCGCGATGTTTATCTAAATCGGTACAGTTTTATCAAATTACCTCCAATTTGTCAGCTTCTTGGTAATTATGGAACCATAGAACCATTTGTTTTATTCATAGTACGGTAGATTATATATTAAATCTATGAACATATAGACACAgaaaaattacgaaaatcttCTGCAgttcacaaaaaatatacactttatttaacacttagttttaaaatattaaatattaacagacgccccgcggtttcacctgcgtagttaaCGTTTCTgtgggaaaacggggataaaatgcaGCCTTCggtactcacaaataacgtagctttccattggtaaaagaatttctaaaattggttcattagatccagagattacctcctacaacctcaGAAACATTACctttctaaaatattagtatagatatttttattgaacaATAACGTCACCAGTAATTTAGGGGCGCTCTTATATGCTAgtagtaatattaatttatttacaagattTTAGTTTACATGCTCGTATCAATCAACTggaataaaattatattcagTTTATTACAATACTTACCTAACTTGGGTCCATGTATTTATACACAGAACATCGAATAATTCATTTTGCGCAATTAGGTATCATAATATTTCTCACaagcaatttaaaataaaatgctcATAAGTAGAATATCATATTGAGGATATTTCTCGTAACTTTGGAATCCAACAGtcatattaattgttattaacggAAATGTAGAAGGCCAAAAATATGCAAATCctaaaagaaatttaatataaggGCAGGGATTCAAACAAGGTTTTGGTCACAAGCaatatgcaataaaaaatattattataatcccAAAATAATGTGACAGATCATAATTTTGTGCAAAAAGTGCACCGACCACACTGAGGCTCGGCGAAACTGTAGCACAATCACATATTTTACGCTTTTGAATGAGTTTAATTGAGTAAGAAATGAGGCGAGGTCGATCCCAGCGGGGAAACAACGAAATTTATCCGAAAAAGATCTGAGAATCACTCCCATTACTTACGTCAAAGGCGCTACAGGACGCAAGAGTGCATCTGCAATATTAAGTGTGAGATACAGCCTTCTTTGCGCTGACCCAGATTCCGATTCTCCCCGAAATGCTCTTTATGATGACTTTTTGAAAAATGTAGTTTTTAATTCCGAGCAGAGATGGTCCGATCTCATGAACATGCAACTCTTTAACTGTAAGGCATataaattactcttttttatgCGCACTCGACGGAAGTCCGTCGATATTTTACACTAAATTAATGCAGCCGCGTTTATGAAATCGGTGCCGTAATTTTTTGCTAAAATCGAATGCCCTTCTTTAATTTTCCTTTATTAATGTGAGCGTTCTCTCTTGTTACAGTCGTTCTTCGGGCGGACGTACAATAACCTGTCCTCGATTTCTGAATGCAAGAACAATGGTGAATGTGTCATCAATAAGAAAAACAGGACGGCTTGCAAGGCATGCAGGCTACGGAAATGTTTGCTAGTCGGCATGTCCAAATCGGGCTCGCGGTACGGGAGAAGATCGAACTGGTTTAAAATACATTGCCTTTTACAAGAGCAGCAGCAGCAACATATGCATCAAATGCAGACAAGTAAATCACCGCCCACGTTTAACACTTCGATCAATTCGCCCTTTTTACCGACGAATATCTTGCCGGCCGCCGCTTTAGCGGAGTATTATAAAAGTTCGGAAAAGAGTCCTTACACTGAAGAAGTGACGCGGCAGAGCGCATCGCCGTCAGACTCAGGTGCGTCATCCGCTGACCCAGAAGACGATAATAGCTCAAGGAGCACAAGCGGATTGAGCATTTTTAGACCAGCATCGTCACCTAGCAGCGAAAAGGATGTCCGATTACATGCAATCAGAAATCACAGTAAAGATTTGAAAAGAAGAAAACCATCAATGCTGCCGTCATCGCCGTTCGGTCCTATGTCTGCGTCACCCAGTTACTCCCCGAGAAGTGCTCCATTTCTACCATCGCCACTCCAGAATATTAGACCAATACCATCAGGGATAGCTTGGCAAAGTCGAAACGGTGGTGACTTATTACTACATTCCCCCGCAGTTGCGGGAGTAGCAATTGAGCAGGATCAACCTATTGATCTATCCATAAAATCTACTGCCGTTTTATTTAGAAGTCCAAAAAACGAAGAAGTCAGTGATTCTGAACCCGAATTGAGCATCGATTTAAACGATGATAATGGTAAAGATATAATGAAAAATCCCCTGGATTTGAGTCTTGTCACAAAACGCGTGGAGGAAGTCCCAATGACTGGATAAACGGAGTTATTTCAaaattagtattaaattattcGTGATCGATCACAGCCATGTATTgcatattgttatttatgtgtatacatattttggtctttattccTAGCTAGTTAAAGTCgtttcaatttaatttctatattaaaaatactctGCCATACAGTATTTAAGTAATCCGTACATTCCTTCCTTGTTAGATTACCTGATCTTACTACCataatgttaatgttattttatttttattttgtagatatTAGATATTCACCTATTTTAATACGATGTAGATGGAGTGGCAAGTGATAATTATTTCGTGTCATATGTGCGGATTTGATGTTTGTCATAGTAATATACTTAATTGAAGATTTGAAAAAGcagttgaaaataaattattgtgccTTTAAATGATCTTATGTACAATTTTGATCATAtcaaatgtaataatgtaactttTCCAAGTCGAGGCTtagtacttaaaaaatatttttgtttaaaatattattttgataaatatgaCGCATCATACTACgctgttttgttattttagaaaaaatcacAAGACATTTTGTGCCAGTTGTAAAACTATGCcagttttttaatgtattaccatattagtttaatttagtgGGATAACGGCCAGTCGAATGTGAagctcaaaattgaaaatgtacaaataaattagagaatcaattattattgtatgataTTAGATGGTttgcttgaaaaaaaattatctaagtatttattttagttattaggCCAGTTGATTGAGTCATTTTACGTAAGGACTTTTTaggatatattattttgtattcttttttcTTATACAGGATGTCTTTTTATGTTgctcaaatattaaaaataaaactgataattttatcGTCTTTTTTCAAAACTAGGAGATTTTTAGG
The DNA window shown above is from Bicyclus anynana chromosome 15, ilBicAnyn1.1, whole genome shotgun sequence and carries:
- the LOC112043431 gene encoding protein embryonic gonad translates to MKTEEVSLLPDFPNTTMNQQCKVCGEPAAGFHFGAFTCEGCKSFFGRTYNNLSSISECKNNGECVINKKNRTACKACRLRKCLLVGMSKSGSRYGRRSNWFKIHCLLQEQQQQHMHQMQTSKSPPTFNTSINSPFLPTNILPAAALAEYYKSSEKSPYTEEVTRQSASPSDSGASSADPEDDNSSRSTSGLSIFRPASSPSSEKDVRLHAIRNHSKDLKRRKPSMLPSSPFGPMSASPSYSPRSAPFLPSPLQNIRPIPSGIAWQSRNGGDLLLHSPAVAGVAIEQDQPIDLSIKSTAVLFRSPKNEEVSDSEPELSIDLNDDNGKDIMKNPLDLSLVTKRVEEVPMTG